The following is a genomic window from Brucella pseudogrignonensis.
TTCTGATTGAGAGCAGTAAAAGTGCTCAAGCTTCAGAATGTAAAAGTAGGTTTTGGCGATTCCAATCTTGCAATCGCCGAAGCCAACCTCGAAATTCGCGACGGCGAACGGCTTCTGGTGTGTGGTGCGGGCGGCAGTGGCAAAACCACGCTGCTCAACGCTGCATCGGGCATCGTTCCACGCCTGATTACCCCACAAGTCTTCGATGGCGAAGTCTCGCTCAATGGCAAGCCCATGTCTTCCATGCCGAAGGATGAGCTGTTCAGCACTGTCGGCATCGTTTCACAGAATGTGGAAGATCAGCTCTGGGACCTGAGCGTTGAAGATCTGGTCGCTTTTCCACTCGAAAATCATGGACTTGCCAAGGATGCTGTTCGTGCTCGTATCGACGAGCTGCTTAACGAGTTAGAGCTGAATGCATTGCGAGGGCGACGCGTCTTGACGCTTTCGGGCGGCGAACGGCGCATGGTGGCGATGGCAGCGGCACTTGCGGCCGAACCGAAACTACTCGTACTGGATGAGCCGACAACCGGGCTTGATCCAGCAGCACGCCAGCGTCTTGTGCGGGTTCTCAAAAAACTCGGTGCATCTATATCAGCCTTGCTGATTGCAGAGCAGGATCCTGCATCACTGCAGGCGGTCGTTACCGATGTCGGTCTGGTAAAAGACGGTAAGTTAGCGCCCGTCGTGCCGCTCGCGTCGATCATCAACGATGCGGCTGCGTGGGAAGATGCAGGCGTTTTGCCACCAATTGCTGCACGCAAACGTCTGGCAGATGTGAAGAGCGGCGGTGAAGTTCTTGTTTCCGTTTCGGGAATCAAGACGCAGCTTCAGCGCCGGGACGGCCAGCCGGTTTTGGAGAATGTGAATTTCCAGATCCGCGCCGGCGAAGTCGTCGCTCTGATCGGCAAAAACGGTGCGGGCAAGACCACGCTGTTTCAATCGATCCTTGGGCTTCAGAAAATTGCAGCAGGCTCAATTATTATTGGTGGCGAGAATGCCGACAAGTGGACCGCTGCAAAGCGTGCCCGCTCGGTGGCTTACCTGCCGCAGAACATGCGCCGCATCCTGTTTAACATGACTGTGCTGGAAGAAGTGGTCTTTGCGATCACCGCCGCGACCCGTGCAGCAAAGGACGATGCAGTGACTGCTCGCGCAACGGCCTGCCTGCAAAAATATGGACTTGGTAGCCATGAAGAAACCAACCCATTTGCGCTTTCGTCTCGTCAGCAAGCTCTGCTGGGCCTTGCCTGTGCGGAAGCAGCAGGCGCTTCGGTTGCCATTCTCGATGAGCCGCTTCTGGCACGCGATCTCAATGGTCGTCGCATGCTGGAACTGTTCCTCGAAACAGCGCTTTCCGAAAACCGTGCGGTCATGTTGATCTCTCACGATCTGGAACTCGTGGATGATGTTTCGTCGCGCGTCATGATCCTGGATCGCGGCCATGTCACCTTTGATGGCGATGTGGATGCATCCTGGAATTCCGATGCCTATCATGCGCTGGGTTGGCCGAAGCCGCGTGTTGTCGAGACAGGAGAAGCGGCATGAAAATCTTTTATGATCTGAACTTCTTTGTAAAGCTGGCAGCGGCATTTCTGGTCATGCTTGCAGCCTGGCTCGTGCCGGGTTGGAAATACGGAGTGCCACTCGCGTTGATCACGGTCGCTTTTCTGGTGCTGGTCAAGGTGCCGGGCTTGCGTGGTTATCTCAAAGGTGCCGTGCTTCTGACACTGCTTGTCATGGCGAGCTGGATTCTCAATCTCGTGCTTCAAGGCGTTGCATTTGTTGATACTTTGCCCATTGCAGCCGGTATGGCTGCGCGTCTGGTGACAACGACTGCAGCTTTCTATTTTGTGATGGAAACCAGCACGCCCGGCTCCATTCTGGCTGCTGCGAGTGCTGCGCGCCTGCCGCCGATGGTGACACTCGTCTTGTCGCTCACATTCGGCATTATTCCGATGCTGCGTGAGGATTTCGAGCGTATTGCGGATGCTCAGCGCGCACGCGGAATGGAAATTGACGACGTTTCCTTCCCAATGCGTCTGCGTTTTGCGCTGGCGCGCGGCGTGCCATTGCTGGTTCAGGCTATCCGCATGGCCCACGCAATTTCGCTGTCCCTTGCCATTTATGGCTTTGACACCAAGCGCAAGCGTACAACATGGCGTAATGTCGACCTGCTGGTTGAATCGAGACTTACAACGGTTCCGGTTAAAAATGAATCGCCAAAATCGCTTTAACTGGTTGTTTTTACGCATTATCCGACGCAAAACCGCTTCGCACTTTTGTTGGAAATGCTATAATCCCGAGGATGCAAAACGATGACTGAAGACAGCGCTGAACTTTCTGGAAACGGTCAGGTCTGGACCGTTGATGTAGCTGGCCGCAAGGTCGATCTGCCGATCGTACCGATCAACCCGAATTTCGCCATTTCCTTAATGATGGTCATTGATCTTGGGGTTCGCTTTGGTGAACATGTAGGCAAGGCGCTGGCCGAAAAGCTGGCTCCACTGAAGCCTGATGTGATTGTCGGTGCTGCGACCCTTGGTATTCCCGTAGCGATTGAAGTCTCTCGCGCTCTTGGTCTCGATGATTACGTTATCTTGCAGAAATCGCCAAAGATTCATCTGGGCGATGCACTGGTGCAGACAATCTCGTCCATCACCTCGAAGGGCGAGCAACGCCTGCTTCTCGACCGTCAGGCGATTCCGCTGCTCGCAGGCAAGCGCGTGGTTGTGGTGGATGATGTCGTTGCTTCCGGTTCCAGCCTCAAAGGTTCAATCGAGCTGGTGCGAAAGGCGGGTGGCGAGGTCGTTGGCATTGGAGTCATCCTGACCGAAGCGAAGGACTGGCAGGACGTGCTTGGCAAAGATGTGGAGCTGCTTCACGCCCTCGCACATATTCCGCAGTTTGATCGTCAGGATGGTGAGTGGAGGCCGATCCCGGAGAGTTTCTTGTAAGGTGGCCGCATTGTGAAAGTTGAAACGCCGCGCTTGTCGCGGCGTTTTTGTTTTCTTGCGACTTATTTCGCACGACGGTTGTTACCCGAAACTATCAATCGCCGGCTCAGACAATTCTTTCCACAAAACACATATAATTTTAATTGACCAATTTTGTATCCAGGATATTGTACTCATAAAGTTGGGAGGCTTATCTTGTGACGGCTTTTGAGTGGCGTAGTCAGACCCGTTTGCTGGACGAAGTAGCAGAAGCGCTTCGTGAGAGAATTTATGCGGGCGTGTATGGGCCCGGCGCCATTCTCCGACAGGAACATATCGCTGCCGAATTCGGTATAAGCCGCACGCCTTTGCGCGAAGCCTTGCGTGTTCTGGAGCGTGACGGGTTGGTGATTCACTTGCCGGGCAGGGGCGTGCGTGTAGCCTCGGCTGATTTAACGCTGTTGATTGATGCTTATGCGGTGCGCGAAGTTCTGGATGGTGTTGCGGCACGCTTTGCTGCGGAGCGCGCGACAGATGAGGCTATCGAAAAGTTGCGTGCTCTTGTTGCAGGGCAGGTAACGGTTGTCGATCCGTGGGATCCAAAAGCTTACACCCAGACGAATGTCGATTTTCATATGGCAGTGATGAATACGGCATCGAATGCCTCGCTGATTGCGTTCGTTCCGCTGTTGCGGATGACCTCGCAGGTTTTCGCCCCTTCTTTTTCTCTGTCGGTTGATAGAGCACGCGATGCAATCCGCGAACATGGTGCAATTGTTGAAGCCATCGCTTCACGCGACGGGGAAGAGGCCGAGCGGCTGGCGCGGGCCCATATCCGCGCGACCAGAGCGAGACTGGAGGCGGAAATGCCTCTGCGGGAGACTGAGAATGAAGCATGAAAACAAGTCGGGTGGCTCAGGCCTCCTTCATTACGGCAATTTCATTGATGGACAATGGCAGGATGCTCTGGGTGGGGAGCACATTCCGCTTCGCAATCCTTCCGATGGAAGTGATCTGGCTCTCATCGCGCGCGGCTCGAAAGCGGATATCGATCTGGCTGTGGCCGCAGCCCGTGCCGCCCTTTCCGGTGAATGGAGCAAGTTGACCGCGACCGAACGTGGCCGTGTCTTGCACCGCATTTCAGAAGAGGTGCTCAAAAATATAGATGTGTTAACTGATCTTGAATCACGGGATGTTGGCAAGCCTGTCACGCAGGCGCGCGCCGATGTGGTGGCGCTGGCGCGGTATCTTGAATTCTATGGCGCGTCTGCTGACAAGGTTCATGGTGACACGCTGCCTTATCAGAACGGCTTTACGGTCCTGTCGATCTATGAGCCGCATGGTGTGACGGGCCATATTATCCCGTGGAACTATCCGATGCAGATTTTGGGCCGTAGCCTCGGCGCAGCACTGGCGATGGGCAATGCCGCTGTGGTCAAGCCGGCGGAAGAAGCATGCCTCACCATTCTGGAGTTCGCAAAGATTGCTGAGAAAGCTGGTCTGCCGAAAGGCGCACTTAATGTCGTCACCGGGCTTGGCGCAGAGGCGGGGGCAGCACTTTCTGAACACCCGGATGTGAACCACATTTCGTTTACCGGCTCGGTGCGTACAGGTGAAGCGGTGCAGGCGGCAGCCGCAAAGAACACTGTGCCGGTAACGCTGGAGCTTGGTGGCAAATCTCCGCAGATCGTTTTCGCCGATGCTGATCTCGAGCGCGCTATTCCGTTCCTCGTCAATGCGGGCATTCAGAATGCCGGTCAAACCTGCTCGGCATCCTCGCGTATTCTGGTCGAACGCAGTGTCTATGAAGATGTTGTTGCGCGCATGAGCGAACGTTATCGCGCATTGAAGGTTGGCCCGGCAGGCGATGATCTTTCTGTCGGTCCCGTTGTATCGCAGCGCCAGAAGGCGATTGTTGACAGCTATCTTGATCTTGCAAAGGAAAGTGGTCTGACGATTGCGGCGCAAGGTGTGTTGGTGGACGATGCACCAGAGGGGGGGGCTTATGTACTGCCAACACTGATCCGTGATGTGCCTGCCGACCATCGTCTGGCGCAGGAAGAAATTTTTGGTCCGGTTCAGGTCATTCTGCCTTTCGACACCGAAGAAGAAGCCATCGCGATAGCCAATGGAACATCCTATGGCCTTGTCTGCGGGATCTGGACCAATGATGGCGGACGTCAGTTCCGTTTGGCCCGCGCTATCCATTCCGGTCAGGTATTCATCAATAATTACGGCGCTGGCGGCGGTATCGAATTGCCATTCGGCGGCGTGAAAAAATCTGGCCACGGACGCGAGAAGGGTTTTGAGGCGCTCTATGGGTTTGCCTCGCTGAAGACCATCTCGGTCTGGCACGGATAAGTTTAGCATTTGGGAGAATTGCAGTGTCATTTGAAGGTAAGGTCGCGCTCATCACTGGAGCAGGTTCGGGTTTTGGCGAGGGTATGGCAAAGCGCTTTGCCAGAGACGGCGCCAAGGTCGTTATTGTGGACCGCGACAAGACAGGCGCTGAGCGCGTCGCAGCCGAAATTGGAGATGCCGCGCTGGCTGTCGCTGCCGATATTTCTAAGGAAGCAGATGTTGATGCAGCCGTAGAAGCTGCCCTGTCGAAATTTGGTAAAGTCGATATTCTCATCAACAATGCTGGTATCGGCCACAAACCGCAAAATGCTGAACTGGTTGAGCCGGAAGAATTTGATCGCATTCTTGGCGTCAATGTTCGTGGCGTTTATCTGATGACACGCAAGCTCATCCCACATTTCAAGGACAATGGTGCCGAGGGGGAGGAATGCGTCATTCTCAATGTCGCTTCGACTGGCGCAGGTCGTCCGCGCCCGAATCTCGCCTGGTACAATGCGACCAAGGGCTGGGTGGTTTCAGTGACCAAGGCGCTCGCTATCGAGCTTGCACCGGCAAAGATTCGTGTCGTTGCTTTGAACCCTGTCGCAGGTGAGACACCGCTTCTCACCACCTTTATGGGCGAGGATACCGAAGAAATCCGCAAGAAGTTCCGCGATTCCATTCCGATGGGCCGCCTGTTGAAGCCTGATGATCTGGCTGAAGCTGCGGCTTTTCTTTGCTCGTCTCATGCCTCGATGATCACCGGGGTTGCGCTCGATGTGGATGGCGGACGTTCGATCTGAAAATTGATAAGGGGAGCCAAAGAAAAGCGATGAGTAAACTGCTGAAAGCCGGGCTGATTACAGCCACGATGCTCGCATCAATCAACGGTGCCTTTGCAAAAGATACATTGGTGGTCGGCGAAGTGCTGGAACCGCCGGGCTTGGATCCGACGGCAAATGCAGCTGCCGGTATCCGTCAGGTTACTTATGCCAATCTTTATGAAGGTCTGGTTCGTATTGTTGAAGACGGCACAGTGAAGCCACAGCTGGCTGAAAGCTGGACTGTTTCCGACGACAAGAAGACGTATACGTTCAAGCTGCGTGAGGGCGTGAAATTCCATGATGGAACGCCCTTCGATTGTTCGGTCGTGAAATTCTCTTACGAGCGTGCAGTGGCTCCAGATTCCACCAATGCGCAAAAGGGCCTTTTTGAACCAATCGCCAGCACCGAATGTCCTGATCCAGCGACTGCCGTTGTGACGCTGAAGCGGCCAACCTCGAACTTTCTGTTCAATATGGGGTGGGGCGACGCGGTTATGATTGCGCCGAATTCGGCGGCCGATAACAAGACCAAGCCTGTCGGAACGGGTCCATTCAAGTTCAAGCGCTGGGTGCAGGGTGATCGTGTCGAGCTCGACCGGAACCCGGACTATTGGGGCGAACCAGCAAAGCTTTCTGCCGTCACTTTCCGCTTTGTGAGCGATCCTTCGGCAGCAGCAGCTGCAATCCTCGCTGGCGATATTGACGTCTTCCCGATGTTCCAGGCGCCGGAATTGATCAGTCGCTTCAAGAGCGATGATAAGTTGCAGGTCGAAGTCGGTGATACTGCAGGCAAAGTTCTGCTTTCGCTTAACAATGCCAAGGCCCCCTTTGACAATGTGAAGGTGCGTCAGGCACTGGCTCATGCCATCGATAGCAAGGCGCTGATCGAAGGTGTCTATTCCGGTTTTGGCACACCAATCGGCTCGCATTATGCGCCGGTCGATCCGGGCTATGTCGACCTTTCGGAAACCTATCCGTATGATCCGGCAAAAGCCAAGCAGCTGCTGGAAGAGGCGGGTGTTCCGGCTGGCACGTCAATAACCATCACGCTTCCACCTCCGGCCTATGCGCGTCGCGGTGGTGAAATCATCGCAGCCATGCTGGCGGAAGTAGGTATTCAGGCCAATCTCGTTCCAATCGAGTTTGCACAATGGCTGGATCAGGTATTCAAGCGCTCGGATTTCGACGCCACGATCATTGCACATACAGAAGCGCGTGATCTCGATATCTATGCCCGCGATAAATATTACTTCAACTACAACAACCCGGAATATAAGGCGCTTTACAAAGCCTATGCCGAGGCCGGTAGCGATGAAGAACAACTCGAACTGGTGAAGAAGCTTCAGGAAAAGCTTGCGGCAGACGAGCCGAATATCTTCCTCTACGCGCTGCCGAAAATTGGTGTGTGGAATAAGAACGTGAAAGGTCTTTGGAAGAACATGCCGATCCCGGCGGACGATCTGACACAGGCTTACTGGGCTGAGTAAGACAATTTCCGCCCCGCACGCGTGCTGCGGGGCGGTTCACGCGAATTGTCGTGCAGCGATAACAACCAAGGGGCTGCGGCACGGCAGGAAATGGAATGTGGAGTGAATGGCCTGATGTGCTCATTCCTGCATTTTTATGATGCGCAATCCTGGCCAAAAAGTTCAAAGCTTTTTTTGGGATTGTGCTTAGGAGGTCGCCTTGCTGGCTTATATTTCCGGGCGAATAATTTCGCTCTTGCTGACGACGCTTGCGGCATCCGTCATCGTCTTCCTGTTGATGCAGGTGCTGCCGGGCGACCCTGCTGCGGTTATCCTCGGTATCAATGCGCAGCCTGAAACGCTGGCAGCGCTGCATAAACAGCTTGGCCTCGATCAGCCGCTTTGGTGGCGGTATCTTTCGTGGATTGGCGGCTTTCTGAAGGGGGATTTCGGCACCAGCTACACCTATTCAGTGCCGATCAGCGAATTGCTCGGACCACGCATCATGGTCACGCTGCCGCTGGCGCTTTTATCCATGGTTCTGTCGGTAGCAGTAGCTATTCCCGTGGGCGTTTATGCGGCCTCCAAACGTGGCAAAACCGGTGATGTGCTTTCCATGGGGGTGGCGCAGGTGGGTGTTGCTATCCCGAATTTCTGGCTCGGCCTGCTCTTGATCCTGCTGTTTGCTTTACAGCTCGGCTGGTTTCCAGCCTCTGGTTTTGCCGGTTGGGAAAATGGATTCGGGAATGGTATCCGCTCGCTGTTTCTGCCCGCTCTGGCGCTTGCCCTGCCTCTTGCCGCCATCCTCGCCCGTGTGACGCGCTCTGCCGTCATCGAAACGCTGGGTGAAGATTTCGTGCGCACCGCGCGCGCTAAGGGGCTTACCCGCAAGGCGGCACTCTGGCGCCATGCTGTGCCCAACGCGCTGATCCCGGTTGTCACGATTATTGGCTTGCAATTCTCATTTCTGTTGGCTGGAACGATCATCATCGAAAATGTCTTCAATCTTCCCGGCCTTGGAAGGCTGGTGTTTCAGGCAATCGCCCAGCGCGATCTGATAACGGTGCAGTCGCTGGTGACGCTGCTTGCGGCTTCCGTTATTGCGGTCAATTTTATTGTCGATCTCGTCTATGGTTTCATTGATCCGCGTCTTTCGACGGGAGGCAGCCGATGAGTGAGGTTCAGACAATTGCAAAGCCAAGCCGTTTTCGGATGCTGTTTTTAAGCCGCAGCCTTGTGATCGGTTCGCTTGTTACCGCTATTCTGGTGGCTATGGCTTTCGTCTCTTATTTCTGGACGCCTTATTCGCCCACCGCCATGAACTTTCGCGACAAGCTGCAAGGGCCGAGCTTCAGTCATCTGTTCGGAACGGATAATTTTGGTCGTGATGTGTTTTCCATGATTATGGTCGGTGCGCGCAATTCCATTGCCGTTTCGATTATTGCGGTGCTTGTTGGTGCAGGTATAGGTATCCCTCTCGGTGCCTTTGCAGCAGCACGCGGTGGACTGGTCGATGGCTTTGTCATGCGCATGACCGATCTGGCCTTTGCATTTCCGGCGCTGCTGACTGCAGTCATTATCACAGCTATTTTTGGTCCCGGTGCGGTCAATGCCATGATTGCAATCGGTATTTTCAATATTCCGGTCTTTGCCCGAGTTACGCGCGGTGCATCGCTCGGGCTTTGGAAGCGCGAATATGTTCAGGCAGCGCGTTGTGCAGGGCGCGGCGATATCTCGATCACGCTGCTGCATATTCTGCCCAACATCAATCATGTGCTGATCGTCCAGGCGACGATCCAATTCGCACTCGCAATTGTTGCCGAGGCTGGCCTTTCCTATGTGGGGCTTGGCACACAGCCGCCCATGCCGAGCTGGGGCAAGATGCTCAACGATGCACAGACCTTTATCTATGATGCGCCATGGCTGGCGATCTTCCCCGGTCTTGCCATTACACTCGCAGTCCTTGGCCTTAACATGCTGGGTGATGGTCTGCGCGACATACTTGACCCGCGCGTAAGGAGGCAGAGATGATAAAAGCTTTGCCAAAAACACCTCTTCTTGAAATGGACAATATGTCTGTCGAGCTGCCATTTGGTACGCGCACTGCAGATATCGTGTCGGGCATTACGCTGACCCTCAACCGTGGTGAACGCCTGGGCGTTGTGGGTGAATCTGGCAGTGGCAAGTCGATTACCGCGCTTGCTGCCATGGGCTTGCTGCCTGACCGGATGCGCGTGCGTGGAACCTTGCGTTTTGATGGGCAGGATCTGGCAAACAAGCCAGAAGCCGAACTCTGCAAAATGCGCGGTCGTCGCATGGCGATGATCTTTCAGGAGCCAATGACAGCGCTCAATCCGGTTAAGACCATTGGTGCGCAAATTGCCGAAGGCCGCCGTCTGCATCTTGGCGAAAGCCGCGCTGATGCCGAACGCAAGGCGCGCGAGTTGCTGCATCGCGTGGGACTGCCTGCACCGCGCTTTAATCTCGATCTGTATCCGCACCAGCTTTCCGGCGGACAGCGCCAGCGCGTGATGATCGCCATGGCGATTGCCTGCGAGCCTGATCTTCTGATTGCTGATGAACCGACAACTGCGCTCGATGTCACTGTCCAGGCACAGATTCTTGATCTCATGGATGAGCTGATCGATGAAACTGGAACAGCGCTGATGCTCATTACCCATGATCTTGGCGTTGTTTCGGAAATGACTGATCGTATCGCAGTGATGTATGCCGGGCGGATTGTAGAAACAGGGCGAACCGAAGCCGTGTTTAATCGTATGGCGCATCCCTATGCGCGGGGGCTGTTTCAGGCTTCTCCACATGGGGCTAATCTGGTTCGCAATCATACGAAACCGCGTCAGCGCCTCGCTGCAATTCCCGGCGTTGTACCAGACCCGCTGGCGCGCCCGCCATATTGCAGCTTTGCTGATCGTTGCGCCTTCGTTGAAGGCGATTGTCGAAAGCTTATTCCGCCGCTCGATCTGATCGGCGAAAGCGAAGGCATTGCCCATCGCGCTGCTTGTCTGCATCCTCGCGATGGCGGGGTGCTGGCATGAGCAAGATGATTTTGCAGGTTCGGGATGTCGTGCGTGAATATCAGCTCCCGCGCCCATCATTCCTTTCAAAGCCGGGGTCTTTGCGCGTTCTCCACGGTGTTAATGTCGAGATCGAAGCAGGGCAAAGTCTTGGTATCGTGGGCGAAAGCGGTTCGGGCAAATCAACACTTGCGCGTGCTGTGATGGGACTTGAGCGACCGCAATCTGGCCAAATCCTTATCAATGGTCAGGATATCTACGCGCTTGACCGTTCAGGCCTGCGTGAAGCGCGTAAAGGTTTTCAGGCGATCTTTCAGGACCCTTATGGTTCGCTCGATCCGCGCCACACGGTCAAGCGGATCATTTCGGAGCCGATTGTTTCACTGGAGCGCGGGACAAGCAGCAAGGAACGGGATGAGCGCGTGGCAGAAGTGCTGGAAGCTGTCGGCCTCCCAAAAGCATCTGCTGAAAAATATCCGCATGAGTTTTCCGGGGGGCAACGCCAGCGTATCGCTATTGCCCGAGCCCTTATTACCAAACCGGCGCTCATCGTTGCTGACGAACCCGTTTCAGCTCTTGATGTTTCCATTCAGGCGCAGGTTCTCAATCTGATGATGGATCTGCAGGAAAAGTTCGGCCTTTCCTATCTTTTCATCAGTCACGATCTCGGTGTCGTGCGCGCAATTACCGATCGTGTAGCGGTGATTTACCACGGCAATATCGTCGAGCAGGGAAAGACCAACGCGGTTTTCGATAACCCGCAACATGAATATACGCGCGCATTGGTTGATGCTGTGCCGAAGCCTTTTTCGGGGCGGCGCAAACGGGCCCGCACACTTAATTCTACAATGAAACTGCCAGAATGAAATAAGGGAACGCCATGTCTTCACTTGCCGATTTGTCAGCTGTCGATCTTGTGTCTGCCTATAGGGCGAAATCGCTTTCGCCAGTTGAAGTTACGGAAGCTGTAATTGAGCGCATCGAGGCTTATGAGCCGAAACTGAATGCGCTTTGGGCTTATGATCCCGATGCGGCGAGGGCATCTGCGAAGGCAT
Proteins encoded in this region:
- a CDS encoding ATP-binding cassette domain-containing protein → MSKMILQVRDVVREYQLPRPSFLSKPGSLRVLHGVNVEIEAGQSLGIVGESGSGKSTLARAVMGLERPQSGQILINGQDIYALDRSGLREARKGFQAIFQDPYGSLDPRHTVKRIISEPIVSLERGTSSKERDERVAEVLEAVGLPKASAEKYPHEFSGGQRQRIAIARALITKPALIVADEPVSALDVSIQAQVLNLMMDLQEKFGLSYLFISHDLGVVRAITDRVAVIYHGNIVEQGKTNAVFDNPQHEYTRALVDAVPKPFSGRRKRARTLNSTMKLPE